DNA from Arthrobacter sp. FW305-BF8:
TGCGGGCCGGCCGTACTGATGCCGTTCGTAGGCATCCGTCAGGACCGACACGGCATGGACCGTCTGCGCAGGGAAAGTCCGGGCGTTGTGCGCGGATCCGCTGCCCGTGTTTGGTGCGCCGCCGGTGTCTGGTCCGCTGCCGGGATCTGTTTCGGCCCGCAGCCGCATGGCCGGGGAGCCGCACAGCCGGGCCGAGAATGTCCGCGGAGTCTCGCTGGGCTCAGGACGCACGCCGTAGTCAGTGGCCAGGTCCTGGAGTTCCGACCAGACGAGCGGCGGCTCGGCCAGCCGGTTCCTGCCGGTGCCCGTTCCCCTCAGGCGCCGTGTCCGGACGCCTCCGCGCACCAGGCGGGGTGAGGCGGCCAGGAGGACCAGCAGAAGAACCCCGGCGGCGGTGTAAAGAGCGGGCGCCAGCTGGCTCCGGGCGTCGGCGGTTCCGCTCCCCGGAAGGGGGAGGGGGGCAGGTGCCGGCGCCGACGACGGCGCTGTGGCGCCGTTGCTCGGCACCAGGCCGTCGTTGTTTTGTTCGTTGGTGCTGGTTCCGCCGGACGCTGAGGAGTCCTGCGCGTAGGCGGGCACCACGCCCCGTGAGGGAGTGGGCTCAAACGGGACCCAGCCAAGGCCCTGAAAGTACAGCTCGGGCCAGGCATGGGCGTCGCGGGCGTCGACTTCGTATTCGGGGAGTGCTCCCTGGCCGGCGACGGACACCGTGGCGCCGGTCTGCCTGCCCGGCGCGTAGCCGACGGCGATCCTGCTCGGGATGCCTTCAAGCCGGGCCATTACCGCCATGGCGGAGGCGAAGTGGATGCAGTAGCCGCTCTTCTGGTTCAGGAAGTCCGCCAGGACCGACAACCCGTTTCCGTCGTACCCGTTCTGGACAGGCGACTCCAGGGAGTAGGTGAAGCCCGGGCCGCGCAGGAACCTCTGGATCGCCATCGCCTTGGCATAGGCCGTTCTGCTGTCCGCGGTAACGGACTCGGCGGTGGTCCGGACGATGTCCGGAACATTCGACGGCGGCCGGATGAACTCCTCCGGCACGCCCTGGACCGGAGCGGAGGACGCATCCAGCAGCTCCGTAGTCAGCTTCGGCACCGAGGACTGCACCAGATACTGCTGGTCGCGGGAGTTGGTGTCGGTGCCTTTGATGCTCAGGGTCGCAGGATCCCAGCTCCACCGCCCGGTCAGCCCGTTCACGGATTCGGGGGCGTACGGAACGGGAAGGTAGGGGCTGGTGAAATCGCCGGTGTTAACCACCGTCACCTGCCGGGTCTGTTCGGGTGCCAGGATCTCGTGTCCCGCGTCCATCCGTCCGGTGCCTGCCCGGCGGCTCGCATTGCGGTCGTCCGGGGACCAGGACTCGCCGTCGAAACGGTCCACAGTGACGGAGCGCAGGTAAAGCGGAGTGGTGGCGTTGGTGGCGTAGGTGATCCTCCCCTCGCCGGTCGGGGTGCGCAGGCTGTTGCCGAGGCTGATCATGGGGTTCAGTCCTGTGGCTGTACTCCAGGGGTTCAGCCGCGAGCCTTGGGGGAACGTGCCCTGGTCGAAGCCCGGAACCACGAGCTGCAGCAGCAGCGTGACCACCAGCGCCACGCCTCCGGTCAGCGCGGCGCGCCTGACCTGGCCCGGGTTGCGGGCGGTGTCCGCCTGTGTCCGGGCATCGGGGGCAAACCACTGGCTGCAGGCGAGGATCACCAGGTAGCCGGCCGCCGTCGTCACGAATCCCAGCCATCCGACGCTCTGCGGTTTGATCATGGCCGGAACAACCAGCACCGCCAGCAGGCCAAGTCCGCTCGTGGCCGGCATGCCCAAAGGGAGGGCCAGCGCATCCACGAGGATGACGACGAGTCCGAGCGCGGCGCATGCCACGAGGACGATGCCGGCATTGGGTGCTACCGGCGAGCTCTCGGCCAGCACCGTTTCGCTCGCCCGGCGAAGGTGCCTGCCCAGCGCGTCGAAGGTTGCCTGGGAAGGAAGGAAACCCGCAATGCTGTCACGCCGGAAGAAGGTGAACGTCAGGATGAGGGCCAGGGATGCAAGGCCTCCCGCGGCCACCAGCAAGGGCTGGGCCCGGAACGTGCGCAGCAGTGCCATGGTCAGCGAGACCACCACCACCGTGGTCAGGACAGGCAGGAACCACGCCCAACCCCTCAGGACCCCGTTGAGGGACAATGACGCGCCGCATACGGACACCGCCACCGCGCCGGCCATAACCCAAGGAAAAGCACCGGCCCCGAACCTTCCGCTGCCGGGGGAGCCCGGGACGGGCTGCGGCTGTAGTCCGGTCCCGGCCTGCGGTTGTGACGTCAGTGTCATCGCCCCACCTCCGCCCCGCGGCGGACGTCCGCCGCAGCCGTCCACAGGGCGGCGTCGCCCTCGTCGAAATAGGTCCAGGCGGCCGGCAGCGACGTGGACGCCTCGACGGCAACAGCGCGCCAGCCACCGAAACGCAGTGCCTCGAGCAGATCGTGGCACTCCGCGGGTTTGTCTGTGATCAGCACGGCAAACGCGTTGGCGGCATAGCCGGCCGCGGGGGCGAGGGCCCGCGCCTCCGCGAGCGAGATCTTCCCGAGGAGCGCCAGGACCGGGCCGCGCATCCGGTGGGCCGCGAGCTTGTCCATAAGCCGGTCATCAAAGACGGACTGGGCAGCATCGGCACTGCCCGCATGCTCGCGGCGCCCTGTGTCGTGTTCCCTGCGGGCGTGGTGCGGGCCGGTCAGTTGGATCGCGGCGAGGCTTTCGGCGATGGACTGGATGCCGGCCGCGCCGCTGTACAGGTCGTTGTCAGGCTCCGGGGCCGAGGATGAACGCTGGAAGGCTGGTTCACCGGCCGCGTCCAGGAACCGCAGGGAGTAATTGAGTTCCGCGAGGTGGGCGCCCACGGACATGGCCGCGGTAACGGCCCACTCAAAGGTGTCGCTCGTGACGAGGTCGCTTCCGTCGTCGGCCGGGCTGCCGAACCCAGGGCCGCCGAACACCGAGCCGTAGCCCGAGGAATGGGCCACGAACCTGTGGTCCAGGATCACCGTGGCCTCGGGCGTGGTGACCGATTCCTCCTGCCGGACCATCAGGGCGCCGTGCCGGGCGGTGGCCGGCCAGTGCACCCGGCGCATCGGATCGCCATGCCGGTACTCGCGTGTCATGACGTCGTCGTCGCTGGGATTGGCTCTCGTCCGGGTGGCGGTGATGCCGTCGTTGCCGCGCGCGCCGGCAAGGCCGGTGGAAGGGAGTTCGATGGCCGCCGGCGTTACTGTAAGGGTGTCGCCGTCGTCGATCGAATGCCTGTGCAGTGACAGCCCGAACGGATCCGTAAACTCGGCGGTGACGGGGCCGATGGTGAACTGTCCCCGCTTTCCGGACCTCAGGTGGTACTCATAGCGGCTGGTGCCGCCCGAGGCGGACCTGGCGGGGAAGCGGAAGGCCGGGGATTCACCGAACCGTGGCGGCAGCCGCTCCTCCATGATGACCCGGCCTGTGCCCAGCCCGGTCCGGGCGACGGCCAGCCGGACTGTGGTGACGGAGTCTGTCTCCACCGTGGAAGGGCTGAATTCCCGATACACCCGGAACCGCGGTTTGACCACCCTGATGCCAGCCAGCGAAACGAGCGGCAGGACAAGCAGCAGGACGCCGAGGGCCAGAAGGTCGCGGCGGCCCATGACCTGGGCACAGAGCAGCGAGACGGCGCCGGCCGCCAGGAGTCCCCAGCCCCGGGAGCTGAAGAGATGTCGCGGGAGGCTGTCCAGCAGTGCCACGGTGATGGTCCTGACTAGCGGCTAGGGCGGAGTTCGGGTGCGGTCCGCCCGGAGTTTGCCTTTTCCGTCATCTCCCGGCTCACCGGGATCCTGGCAAGGATGCCGCGGATGACGCCCTGCGGGGTCTCGCCCGAGCTCGCGGCTTTGCGGTCCAGGATGATCCGGTGGGCCAGCACCGCCTCGGCAACGGCGACGACGTCATCCGGCAGGACGAAATCCCGGCCGTCCAGCGCCGCGGTCGCCTTCGCGGCCCGGAGCAGCTGCAGCAGGGAGCGCGGGCTCGCGCCCAGGCGCAGCATGGCGCTGTCCCTCGTGGCCCGGCCGACGGCCACGGTGTACTCCTTGACGGCTTCGGAGACGTACACCTGTTGGACGGTGGCGATCATGGCAGCCACATCCGCTGCCGTGACGACCGCCTTGACCCGGGCAAGCGGCGACGTGGCCTGGTGGGTCTCGAGCATTTCAATCTCAGAGTCCTTGTCCGGGTATCCCATGGAGATCCGGGCCATGAAGCGGTCCCGCTGGGCTTCGGGGAGCGGATAGGTCCCTTCCATCTCAATGGGGTTCTGGGTGGCCACCACCATGAACGGCTCGCCGAGCTTGTAGGAGTGCCCGTCGACCGTGACCTGGTGCTCCTCCATGCATTCGAGCAGGGCAGACTGCGTCTTGGCGGAGGCCCGGTTGATCTCGTCGCCAATGACGATGTTCGCGAACACGGCGCCCGGGCGGAACTCGAACTGGCGCGAGGACTGGTTGTAAATGGAGACGCCGGTGACATCCGAGGGAAGGAGGTCGGGTGTGAACTGGATCCGGCTGACGGAACAGTCGATGGTGCGGGCCAGGGTCTTGGCCAGCAGCGTCTTGCCCACCCCGGGGACATCCTCCAGGAGCAGGTGGCCTTGGGCGAGCAGGACCGTCAGCGCCAGCTTTGCGGCCTCGGCCTTTCCGTCGATGACCGTGTTGATGGCCGAGAGGATGCGTTCGCTCGCGGCGCGGAAAGCCGGAGCTTCCAGAGGAACAGACTTGTGGCCGTTGAAGGAATTGACGCCGCGCGCAGTACTTCCCGTGAAGCCCTGTCCGCCCGGAAGTGCTTCGTCGATTGTGATGCGTCGGTGGGGTTCCATCGGCAACCTTTCAGCCCAGAGTGAAGCGGAACGAAGCGGCGGAGGCCTGCCCTTGCCCGCGTGGGCGCTCACATCCGTCCGTACCAGCGTACTAACACAACTGCCGTGGCTAACAGAGAGTTCCCCGTAAATCTCCCGGTAATGCCAAGGGGGTCTCCGGGTGGTGCCACGCGGGAAGAGGCGCAACCGAGTGGCGGATAGGCTGGAGGAATGCGGCATTCCCTGACTCCCCGGCCCTACCGGGCGCCCGGCAGCGACGGTTCCGGCAAGCGCGGGTTCCCGCCGGCGCCCGAACCGTTGCCCGTTCCCGTGATGGACAACCACACGCACCTGGACTTCCCGACAGATGATGTCCGGGTGGACATCGCGGCTGCCCTCGATGCAGCCGAAGCGGTGGGTGTCTGTGGCGCCGTGCAGGTTGGCTGCGACCTCGAATCCTCGAGGTTCACCGTGCGGGCCGTTGACCTGGACCCGCGCCTTTTGGGAGCCGTCGCCCTCCACCCGAATGACGCACCGGGCTATGCCGTCCGCGGTGAGCTTGAGGACGCCCTGGCGGAGATCGAGGAGCTGGCGGGCCACCCGCGGGTACGCGCCATCGGCGAAACCGGCCTGGATTTCTTCCGCACGGAAGGGGAGGGGCTGGCGCATCAGCGTTACTCCTTCCGCCGGCACATCGACATCGCGAAGCGGCTGGACCGGACGCTGCAGATCCATGACCGCGACGCGCACCAGGACGTGGTCCAGGTCCTGCGTGAGGAGGGCACCCCGGAGCGGGTGGTTTTCCACTGCTTTTCCGGGGACGGGGAGCTCGCCCGGATCTGCAACGACGAAGGGTGGTTCATGTCCTTCGCAGGGACACTGACCTTCAAGAACGCCACCAACCTCCGGGAGGCGCTCGCGGTGGCGGACCCTGAGCTGGTCCTGGTTGAAACCGACTCGCCGTTCCTTACACCCCACCCGCACCGCGGCCGCCCCAACGCGAGTTACATGGTGCCGTACACCGTACGGGCGATGGCGGAATTGACAGGAAAGGACCTGGCCGAGCTGTGCGGCCAAGTGAGCGAAAACACTGTGCGGGCGTACGGATCCTGGGACTGAGCCGCGACGGGCACCGCTCGGTAAAATACATACCTGGTAGGCATGTATTTTGGAGGGTTTATAACGCTTCGGTTACAGTGAAAAACTATTAGCCGGGGTCGGGGAAGGCCTCCGGATGATTTAACTCACTTTCGTGACAGGCAGGGCGCCTCCGGATGCCCTGCCATGTGAGTGTGGCGACGCACATGCCTGCGGCGTGCTCCGGCCTGTCCGGAGTCCACCATCCCGGTGACCGCTGCGGGTCCCCCTGTGCGTTTTTCCCCGTGCCCGGATGGCTCAAAAGTTACGGGCAATCGTGGTCAACTTCTTCACGTCAGACGGCAAGTTCAGTTTCATCAAGGTCGGCACGCAACTGGTGGTGCTCTCGGCCCTCGTGCTCGGGCTCGTTGCCTTTGTGGGCAGCAACAAGACAGTCACCCTGAACGTCGACGGGAAAGTAAGTTCCGTCCAGACCTTCGGCGGCACCGTCGAACAGGTGGTGAAGAGCGCGAACGTGGAGCTGCACCCGGCCGACCGCGTGTCTCCCGCGCTGGACTCCAGTGTTGCGAACGGCTCCGTCATCAACGTGAACATGGCGAAAGCCGTGAAGGTCAGCCTGGACGGTGCGGAGAAGACCGTGAGTACCACGGCCCAGGACGTGGCGGGGCTTGTGACCCAGCTCGGCGTTGCCAGCGCCTCGGAGCTCTCCGTGCCGAAGGACGCGCAGTTGGCCGTGGACGGTTCGTTCGTGGCCATCTCGACGCCGAAGACCGTCAGCATCATCGCCGACGGCAAGGCCAAGAAAACCACCACCACAGCCGCCAGCGTCGGTGAGGTCCTCAAGGATGCCGGCATCCGGCTCGCCGCCGCGGACCGGACGTCGCAGCCGGCGCACGCCCCGGTGGTCAACAACATGGTGATCAAGGTGTCCCGCGTTGCCGGCAAGACCACCACCGTCACCGAAAAGGTCGCGTTCCAGACGCTCACCGCGGACAGCGACACCCTTCCCAAGGGTGAGGAGAAAGTCACCCAGGCCGGCGTGCCCGGTGAGACCACCCTCACCTATAAGCTCGTCCTGGTCGACGGCCGTGAGGCCTCCCGGACGCTCGTTTCCAAGACCACCACCCGGGAGCCGGTAACCGAGAAGATCACGGTGGGCACCAAGGAAGAGCCCAAGCCCGCAGCTGCCCCCGAGGCCGAAAGCGGAAACACGGGAGCAGCAGCCCCGGCCATGATGAACGTGGCCATGTGGGACAAGATCGCGCAGTGTGAATCGGGCGGCAACTGGTCCATCAACAGCGGCAACGGCTACTACGGCGGCCTGCAGTTCGACGTCCAGACCTGGATCGGATCCGGCGGCGGCGCCTACGCCCCGAACGCCAGCCAGGCTACCAAGGCACAGCAGATTGACATCGCCAACCGTGTCTACGCCGACCGCGGCCTCCAGCCGTGGGGCTGCGGCTGGGCAGCCAGCAGCTAGCCACCGGCGCCTACAACCGCTGGCGCGATAATCCTGCGCCGCTGCGGCAGCTGACCACGGCCGCGGCGGCCACCAAGGCCGGGTCCGGAACCTCCGGGCCCGGCCTTCGCCGTCTCCTCATAACAATGACGTGCCCGCCCGGCAGCGAGCCCCGCCCATTACTGAACTGCGGGATAGGATACCTAGGTGACTGACCCGACCCCCTCCGCCTCCGGCACTGCGCCCGCTCCTCTGTTCGGTGCCTCCGATATCCGCAGGCTGGCCGGGGAGATCGGCGTCCGCCCCACCAAAACACTTGGGCAGAACTTCGTCATCGACGGCAACACCATCCGCAGGATCGTGGCCGCCGCCGGCATCGGACCCGACGAGACGGTCCTCGAAATCGGACCCGGGCTGGGGTCGCTGACGCTGGGGCTCCTCGACGCCGCCAAGGCAGTGGTCGCCGTCGA
Protein-coding regions in this window:
- a CDS encoding transglutaminase family protein, with product MTLTSQPQAGTGLQPQPVPGSPGSGRFGAGAFPWVMAGAVAVSVCGASLSLNGVLRGWAWFLPVLTTVVVVSLTMALLRTFRAQPLLVAAGGLASLALILTFTFFRRDSIAGFLPSQATFDALGRHLRRASETVLAESSPVAPNAGIVLVACAALGLVVILVDALALPLGMPATSGLGLLAVLVVPAMIKPQSVGWLGFVTTAAGYLVILACSQWFAPDARTQADTARNPGQVRRAALTGGVALVVTLLLQLVVPGFDQGTFPQGSRLNPWSTATGLNPMISLGNSLRTPTGEGRITYATNATTPLYLRSVTVDRFDGESWSPDDRNASRRAGTGRMDAGHEILAPEQTRQVTVVNTGDFTSPYLPVPYAPESVNGLTGRWSWDPATLSIKGTDTNSRDQQYLVQSSVPKLTTELLDASSAPVQGVPEEFIRPPSNVPDIVRTTAESVTADSRTAYAKAMAIQRFLRGPGFTYSLESPVQNGYDGNGLSVLADFLNQKSGYCIHFASAMAVMARLEGIPSRIAVGYAPGRQTGATVSVAGQGALPEYEVDARDAHAWPELYFQGLGWVPFEPTPSRGVVPAYAQDSSASGGTSTNEQNNDGLVPSNGATAPSSAPAPAPLPLPGSGTADARSQLAPALYTAAGVLLLVLLAASPRLVRGGVRTRRLRGTGTGRNRLAEPPLVWSELQDLATDYGVRPEPSETPRTFSARLCGSPAMRLRAETDPGSGPDTGGAPNTGSGSAHNARTFPAQTVHAVSVLTDAYERHQYGRPAGQDAERHGLPEEAAVGHVGQVRQALRRNAGVVGRLRADWLPPSVLSRWGSVARWPFGVMGRAASRVGHAASALWRRTRSGLRRLRAG
- a CDS encoding DUF58 domain-containing protein, with the translated sequence MALLDSLPRHLFSSRGWGLLAAGAVSLLCAQVMGRRDLLALGVLLLVLPLVSLAGIRVVKPRFRVYREFSPSTVETDSVTTVRLAVARTGLGTGRVIMEERLPPRFGESPAFRFPARSASGGTSRYEYHLRSGKRGQFTIGPVTAEFTDPFGLSLHRHSIDDGDTLTVTPAAIELPSTGLAGARGNDGITATRTRANPSDDDVMTREYRHGDPMRRVHWPATARHGALMVRQEESVTTPEATVILDHRFVAHSSGYGSVFGGPGFGSPADDGSDLVTSDTFEWAVTAAMSVGAHLAELNYSLRFLDAAGEPAFQRSSSAPEPDNDLYSGAAGIQSIAESLAAIQLTGPHHARREHDTGRREHAGSADAAQSVFDDRLMDKLAAHRMRGPVLALLGKISLAEARALAPAAGYAANAFAVLITDKPAECHDLLEALRFGGWRAVAVEASTSLPAAWTYFDEGDAALWTAAADVRRGAEVGR
- a CDS encoding AAA family ATPase, producing the protein MEPHRRITIDEALPGGQGFTGSTARGVNSFNGHKSVPLEAPAFRAASERILSAINTVIDGKAEAAKLALTVLLAQGHLLLEDVPGVGKTLLAKTLARTIDCSVSRIQFTPDLLPSDVTGVSIYNQSSRQFEFRPGAVFANIVIGDEINRASAKTQSALLECMEEHQVTVDGHSYKLGEPFMVVATQNPIEMEGTYPLPEAQRDRFMARISMGYPDKDSEIEMLETHQATSPLARVKAVVTAADVAAMIATVQQVYVSEAVKEYTVAVGRATRDSAMLRLGASPRSLLQLLRAAKATAALDGRDFVLPDDVVAVAEAVLAHRIILDRKAASSGETPQGVIRGILARIPVSREMTEKANSGRTAPELRPSR
- a CDS encoding TatD family hydrolase is translated as MRHSLTPRPYRAPGSDGSGKRGFPPAPEPLPVPVMDNHTHLDFPTDDVRVDIAAALDAAEAVGVCGAVQVGCDLESSRFTVRAVDLDPRLLGAVALHPNDAPGYAVRGELEDALAEIEELAGHPRVRAIGETGLDFFRTEGEGLAHQRYSFRRHIDIAKRLDRTLQIHDRDAHQDVVQVLREEGTPERVVFHCFSGDGELARICNDEGWFMSFAGTLTFKNATNLREALAVADPELVLVETDSPFLTPHPHRGRPNASYMVPYTVRAMAELTGKDLAELCGQVSENTVRAYGSWD
- a CDS encoding resuscitation-promoting factor produces the protein MAQKLRAIVVNFFTSDGKFSFIKVGTQLVVLSALVLGLVAFVGSNKTVTLNVDGKVSSVQTFGGTVEQVVKSANVELHPADRVSPALDSSVANGSVINVNMAKAVKVSLDGAEKTVSTTAQDVAGLVTQLGVASASELSVPKDAQLAVDGSFVAISTPKTVSIIADGKAKKTTTTAASVGEVLKDAGIRLAAADRTSQPAHAPVVNNMVIKVSRVAGKTTTVTEKVAFQTLTADSDTLPKGEEKVTQAGVPGETTLTYKLVLVDGREASRTLVSKTTTREPVTEKITVGTKEEPKPAAAPEAESGNTGAAAPAMMNVAMWDKIAQCESGGNWSINSGNGYYGGLQFDVQTWIGSGGGAYAPNASQATKAQQIDIANRVYADRGLQPWGCGWAASS